A genomic window from Ruminiclostridium cellulolyticum H10 includes:
- the map gene encoding type I methionyl aminopeptidase, with product MSINDIADKLESFRNMGYIIPHKSLLKNPQQIEGIRKSGEITTQILDLLEKEVKPGITTAEIDKIVYEHTVSNNAIPAPLNYDGFPKSVCTSINNVVCHGIPNEKTVLKSGDIVNIDVSTILDGYYSDASRMYMIGDVSPNARKLVEVTKECLDIGTKQVKPFGSINDIGRAIEPFANKNGYTVVRDLGGHGVGIQFHEEPHVNHFHLKDMGFLILPGMVFTIEPMINEGDYRVQIGYDNWTVTTEDGSLSAQWEYTIAVTQTGYEILAH from the coding sequence GTGAGCATTAATGACATTGCAGATAAATTGGAATCATTCAGAAATATGGGATACATAATACCCCATAAATCTTTATTAAAGAATCCCCAGCAAATTGAAGGTATTCGCAAGAGCGGTGAGATAACAACTCAGATACTCGACTTATTGGAGAAGGAAGTAAAGCCAGGCATAACAACTGCTGAAATAGACAAAATAGTGTACGAACATACAGTTTCGAACAATGCAATTCCAGCACCGCTTAATTATGACGGCTTTCCCAAAAGCGTTTGTACTTCTATAAATAACGTTGTCTGCCATGGAATACCAAATGAGAAAACCGTACTCAAATCCGGCGATATAGTAAACATAGATGTATCTACAATTTTAGACGGATATTATTCAGATGCGAGCAGAATGTATATGATAGGCGATGTTTCACCTAATGCAAGAAAACTTGTAGAGGTAACAAAAGAGTGTCTCGATATCGGAACAAAACAGGTGAAACCTTTCGGTTCAATTAATGATATAGGAAGAGCTATTGAGCCATTTGCAAATAAGAACGGATATACAGTTGTCCGTGACCTTGGTGGCCATGGTGTGGGAATTCAATTTCATGAGGAACCCCATGTCAATCATTTCCATTTGAAAGACATGGGATTTCTGATACTTCCTGGAATGGTATTTACTATAGAACCTATGATAAACGAAGGCGATTACAGAGTTCAGATCGGATATGATAATTGGACCGTGACCACAGAAGACGGTTCCTTATCAGCTCAATGGGAATATACTATTGCCGTTACACAGACTGGTTATGAGATACTTGCACATTAA